From the genome of Salvia splendens isolate huo1 chromosome 7, SspV2, whole genome shotgun sequence:
TAACAATGTcagaattatttattttatttttattactctgccaaaaaaaaaattctttttctctcaatttttttgATGGTGCAGAAGAAGAGAAACGGGTCGGGCACTCGGGGTGCGGGGCGATGCGGCGGAGCCCCGGCTAGTAATGGTAAGAAGGCGAAATCGGAGAAATCTGCCGGCGCCGGCGGCCATGCAAAGgtgaatttgattttttttttagtttcttttttattgatttatactcaaaattataattttattcatCTGTTATttaatctaaaaaataaaaaaatgtggtGTTAATTTACTGTTGATTAGGTGGTTAAGAAAGAGAAACTTGGTGAGAGAATAACAGCGTTGCAGCAGCTCGTGTCTCCGTTTGGAAAGGTCGGTTTGAATTTGGCATGGTCTGAAATTACTGTTTGCCTTTAATTTTTTActgtctcatttcattttattgATTTGATTACTTTACGAGAGTAATGTAGGGTGTGAATTCAAAACAATTCTTAATTATACACGTGATGTGATGTTCTGTCTAGTCTATTGGGAAATACTGTCGAATAACGACGTATTTGAAGACTGAAGTGGTCCCTTCAtccaggggcggacgcagaaataaataACGATAAGGGCTatgatttctaaattttgttttaaagtatatttttgGGTGTTTTAGCTTATTTATAAGGGCTTTTATATACTAATTTGCCTtaaatttagataaattttaaatatttacaaaagaaaaaagaataaaaaaccATTTTGTTAAGGGCTTTAGCCCCACCCTAAGTATATATGGGTCCGCCCCTGCCTTCATCCCTTGTTTCCCAATGCTTTTTTATGAGTAGGGAAATCTGTTGGTTGTTAGATTTTACGGGTGCTAGGTATGGGGAGAACAATCGACTAGTAAATTGATACACATGAATAATTGAGTAATCAAATTTTAGTGAAGTTTTCATCCGAAAACAAATTGGTGATATTGGTGTGCATTTAAGttgatctatttttttatcatgTTTTCAATGAGAGATGTGAATATCTCAACTCTGGTTCCATAACTACAATTTTGTACATACatatttaatttggattttatgTATAGAACTGTAGAATTATAATACTAAGCTAATACTAAGCTGGGGATTGTGCAGACGGATACAGCATCGGTGCTTCACGAAGCGTTGGGTTACATAAGATTTTTGCACGATCAGGTGCAGGTCCTCTGTTCTCCGTATCTGCAGCACATGTCGCCCTCCTCCTCAGACGCCCCCCATAGTTCTCTATCTGTCGGGGTACGTATGTATCTATGTTCTTGTTTGTTGGTCTTTTATTCGTGTATGCTATGCAAATGTTGTACTATTAGATTGTTTGGATAAAAATTTGACAGGATGAAATAAATAGCAAGAGTAGTAAGGATGACCTGAGAAGCAGGGGTCTGTGCCTTGTCCCGGTTGATCTGACCTTGCACGTAGCCAACTCTAATGGAGCCGATCTCTGGTCGTCTGCACGCATGGTCAACACTGTTTCATCAAACTAGGTTTAGCTTGGTTTCTGTGTTCACAAATATGTAGTTTGTGAAGAAAATCAgggtaaagaaaaagaaaacgagTAGTACTACTAGTAAATATTGGATGTAAAGATAAATTTTTGTTTGGAGGTTGGGAATTTTCAAGTGTTTTTTTTGGGCCCCCAATATTTGTTTAATAGGCAATGCAGGGGGAGCAACATAATGTGCATGGTGCTGTCGTGATATTCAGGCACTTTTTAAAATGAATTCAGGAATTTAGTTTGTTGGTCTGTTTTCTAGCTTTGATTTGATAGTTGTACTATTTTTACTGCCATGGAGTGCCTTCCataatgtattttttgtgtCTTAGTAGAATTTAGAATATTTTTTtctaggccatgtttggttgtcaggattctgtctgaaaaagtaatttgattccttaaattttaaattcctgtgtttgtttctgtttttaatcaaattgggaaagtaatcaaaatcatgaaacaaggaaagttagtacaactttctaggattatgaatcctaacttttcttaggtattttttttcctaattttatgattcttacatatttaatgcaatatagtacagtttattattattattattattattattattattaccatcatcatcgtcattattattgttattatttattacaatgttttaaaaataatttaaaagtataaaccatacttaatttcaggataataaataactataattcaaattatcataattataactatattattaatatttatttttatttttataataataataataatttattaaataattaaatataattataattaaataataatataataattattaatttataaattattattaaaaataaaattgtagtgaaattttaaattagaaaatttattcaattaaaaattaagtaaatataatgataataataataataataataataataataatcttatttattattatattattatatattatgatgtataatccatatttaaactattcatcgtaataataaataaaataatataattattatcatttgtaattaataatttattaaataatatgtattattattttttataaataaaaaattatgagtatatttttagtttagtgtttaaatcaaatatatactttcacatcttgatattttccaaacatgggaaagtaaagttattagaaatcatattcccgggattcattttcccatgaatcattttccttgccaactttactttcccgcctaCCAAACATTACCTTATGGTATAATTGAAGTATGGGATCCATTTTGGAATGTTGATGATTTTGTGTAGCGAAATAAAACTCAAGAAGTGTTTTGTTGCGAGGTAGGGATTGCCGGATGATCTTCAGGGCCGTTGAGTCAAAGTATGACGATTGAGTGTATCAACCAAAGTtcataaacaaaacacaatagtatttttttttggtgtAGTTTTTAATTACTAGAGAATATCAATCAAAGTTCATTGACAATACCATTTTTAGTTCCTAGTTGTATCAAAATCGATAAGGCTACAAtcattttgttaaaaaaaatagactaattctCGTCTCACTCAGCTTGCCAATTTTTTCTACTATGTCTACATTCGACACAAATCACGGCGTCACCGCTTTGCCGCGTCATTTAAATTCTTCCCCTCCAAGTTTCAGTTTCTTATATAAATCCTTCACGAATACATTTCTCGATTTTTCACAATTCAAATTTGCACTTGAGAGTTTTTCCATTATCTTTGCCATAGTGATGAGTTCTAATTCGGCTTCCAAATCGAAACGGAGTTTGAAATCGACGTCTGCAAACCCTTCTTCATCCGATGGCAAGAGGAAAAAAACCGCTCAGAAAACCCTCGGGATGGCTTGGGGAGCGAATTCTCGTTCCGGCTTCCGAAAGTCGCCATTCACCGACGTTGGCAGGTTTCTGATTTGTTTACGTGAATATAATATGTTAATTGTCTGTTTAATATCAGATTTCATTTTGTCTGTGTGCGTGGAATGCGTGATTCCTTGTAATTGGTATTGTGCAGTGCGTGTAACCTTTTTCGAGTAACCTTTCAGTTGAAATCAAGGATGTTTGGAGTGGTTTTTGTAATATATTGGTGAATTGAAGCACCCTTTTCAGTTTAATTTTGCAAATCATGATGTTAATTATTGCGAATTGTTTGAGGGGTGCAATTTTGTTAATAACAACCCTTTAGTGCTTCTGTTTTTTGATGGTTACTGCTTAACTGTCTAGTTACATGGCTGTGAAGAATCAGAAATTACACGAGCAGTTTGCTGCGGCTGCTTCAAGCTCTTCGTGCAGTGGGTCCAGTTCGGGGAATATATTTTCTGGGGTCTCAATTTTTGTTGATGGATATACTGTTCCCTCAAGTCAGGTTATTTTGAAGCCTGATGCTTTTGGCCATTGTTTTTTACTTCGAAGATGCATTATTTGTTATACGTATTCTTCGTCAGTGACTTCTCAGAATAGCATACACTGTTTCTAGTATTGTTTTTCATCATCAAtaggttctctttcttccttttATTCCTTTTGAATTGGAAGAAACAATTGTTTGTTACTGCGACACAGTGTTTCAAGTATTCTTAAGACGAATTTCATTTTCCAGGAGCTCCGAGGATATATGTTGAAGTATGGAGGTCgctttgaaaattatttttcaagGCATCGGGTCACACATATAATTTGCAGCAATCTCCCTGACAGTAAAATCAAGAATTTGAGGTTCAGTACCTCAGTCTGCACGGAGCATCAAGCCGACTAACGTACTGTTTTTCTTTTTGCTTGCTTAAAGATTGTTTTTCATTGATGTAGGGCTTTCAGCGGTGGGCTTCCAATTGTTAAACCTGCATGGCTGCTGGAATCTGTTGCTGCTAATAAACTTCTTAGTTGTAAGTGTCACTGGTATATGTCAGGTTCATACTTGTTATAACGCGGTATGAAAAGGAGGTTTTGGATCAATGCACTAttgccccccccccccacccacTATCCCAGGACTACTTTTTGGTGATCTTAAAGATATAACATGGTACCTGTCGGCTGTCATGTCacttggatgttttgttttgcCAGGGACTCCttatcaacttgatcaacttgctGCTGAAAATTGTAACCAAGCAAAGTTGTCTGCCTTCTTCACTCTCCAATGCAACGAAACACCAAAGATTGCAAATATTTCTGTTGATGATTGTGACAATCAATTATTTATTAAGAAGGATGAAGGTTGTGCCTCTTTAGAACAAGCAGAAAGCTGCAATGAAGAAGAGATTGACCTTGTGCAACTTAAGACTGATAGGGTGATGTCTGAAGGGCCATCATGTAGTGTAGAAAGTTCATGTGAAGTAAAAGGTCTTGAACAGAGCGATTGTTCACCTTCAGATATGAAAATTTCTGATTTAGAGTACAAGTCTAGTCCATGCAAGGCTTCTGTTTCTCATTGCAGCAATAGCCTTGATAATTTTAACTCTTGTGAAGCTTCATGTTCAAGAAACTGTTTGCCCACTAATCAACTCCACTCAACACTCTCAGATCCCAATTTTGTGGAAAATTATTTTAAGGTGAAAATTATGCcattttttgttataatttctttggctgcttgcttttTATATAAAGACCTTTAAATGAATTTGCAAAATTGACATATTGAAAAAATTGAGCTTTCATCTTTTGTAGTTTGAGGTTGTGAGCATAGTGCCCCAGAA
Proteins encoded in this window:
- the LOC121741287 gene encoding transcription factor bHLH113-like; this translates as MAGNSGFGDDPLAPGCYSQLLFSDEISGLDSDGCFGFDDNIGNPKMLCFGDYGNANKMEQKPGFTCMDPSPKNNNKKRNGSGTRGAGRCGGAPASNGKKAKSEKSAGAGGHAKVVKKEKLGERITALQQLVSPFGKTDTASVLHEALGYIRFLHDQVQVLCSPYLQHMSPSSSDAPHSSLSVGDEINSKSSKDDLRSRGLCLVPVDLTLHVANSNGADLWSSARMVNTVSSN